Part of the Zingiber officinale cultivar Zhangliang chromosome 6A, Zo_v1.1, whole genome shotgun sequence genome, AATGTGCGTGTTGAGTTGGGTACGAGGTCAGATCTATTTGACAGCTCTAATATGGTACAAAATGGACCGACTGACCGACCGACCAAACAATATAATCGTTAGGAAGTATCTAGGAAGAAAGATTAAAAACAGAGAGAATTATTTCTagtgaagaagaaataaaaaaagtaaAGGACAAGAGTATGATATATGGTATCGCTATCTTATCACTAATAGATAGCGACAATTAATTACACAAATATGTGGTTAATCATCAACATGTAACTAATgataaatgtgtcaaaattttgaaaagtcaTCGGTTTGACTAATCAAATCTAGTTCAAGaatattaaaatgtttttttttttacttttcgttTTTTATCATTTGGGAAATGAAAATTATATATGATTCATTTTTGTTAGGACCATGAAAAATAGTTGCTGCCCCTAAATCATATATGATTCtcacaaataaatataaagaaaataaactaatTCAAACGATATAATTAGTTGAACTCAATAAAAACTTGAAGGTAAGGTCGAGCATatataacaaattcaaaatcacCACTCAATCATTGCCATTAATTATGAATTATTCAGACATtctacatcatcatcatcatcatcatattcCTCCTATAATGATGCATATCTTTCCATCTCATGGAATAATTCCTTGAGTAATTGCTACAATCTGGGTACCAGAAAACCAGTGCTAAAGAAGAGGACAAGGAAAGGAAGGCTGCTGTTTTCCTCACATGtttcttacaaattaaacatgAGAAAAACAACTTGAACCAAACTATTGCTCAGTCCGTTGGACGGCTAGCTCCTTCAGTAGCTTCTCGGTTTCTTCCTCGCGTACTGAACCATCGTTGATCCTGCTCTATATAACGCCCCCTCGCTCGTCGTGAATTCCTCACACTGATCGAGCAGTACTACTCCAGCAGCAGCAGTTGTATTGCAACTAGCTAGCCGAGCAAATTAAAAGCCGACCAGTActctctgtctctctctctctctctccatggCTATTCCAGTAATCGACTTCTCCAAGCTGGAAGGCAAGGAGAGGGCCCAGACTCTGGCTCAGATCGACAGTGGATGCCAACAGTGGGGATTCTTCCAGGTATGTTGTTTTATGACTCtgttaattaattagattgctACTGTTTTAATTAGATCAGTCAATTTGGGAATTACTTAATGTTACTAAAATTAATGTTTTTGCAGCTGGTGAACCATGGGATTCCGGTGGAGCTGCTTGAACGCGTTAAGAAGGTGTGCACGGAGTGCTACAGGCACAGAGCCGAGGCCTTCAAGGTGTCCAGGCCGGTGCAGCTCCTCGATCAACTCGTtcgggaagaagaagaggtcGTTGGAGATGtaaacaacaacaagaagaagttgGACGATGTGGACTGGGAGGACGTCTTTGTTCTCCAAGACGACAACCAATGGCCATCCCACCCTCCCCAattcaagtaattaattaattatatcacACCACCATGAAATTTTCATGACAATTATTATATATGTTACCTAAATTGATTGATTCGATGGATCAATTGATCATTAGGGAGACGATGAGGGAGTACAGAGCGGAGGTGAAAAAGTTAGCCGAGAAATTGATGGAAATCATGGAAGAGAACTTGGGGCTGGAGAAGGGCACCTTCAAGAACAAGTTCACCGGAAACGGCGAGCACGAGCCGTTCTTCGGCACCAAGGTGAGAATTATATTGATCGACATTTGACAGAGCTAGGAGAGACTGTAATTAtaaataaaacaattaattttaattctgaTGTTGCGTCATTGAATTAAGGTGAGCCACTACCCGCCCTGCCCGCGGTTGGACCTTGTGGAGCTGGGCCTCCGCCCCCACACCGACGCTGGCGGCGTCATCCTCCTCTTCCAAGATGACCGTGTCGGAGGCTTGCAGATCCTCAAGGACGGCGAGTGGGTGGACGTGCAGCCGTTGGCCAATGCCATCGTCATTAACACCGGGGACCAGATCGAGGTGGTCAGCAATGGGCGGTACAAGAGCGTGTGGCACCGCGTGCTCGCCACCGGCAATGGCAACCGCCGCTCCGTCGCCTCCTTCTACAACCCTTCAGTGAAGGCCGTCATTTGTCCGGCTTCGGCCTCCGCCGTCGACGAGACCACTGGCGCCTACCCTGAGTTTCTCTTCGGGGACTACATGGACGTGTACGTGAAGCAGAAGTACATGCCCAAAGAACCAAGATTTGAAGCGGTCAAAGCAATTAATTAACTAGGAGCTAATTAACTATACAATGGTTAATTATATGATTAATTATAATTGTTACCGGGTTtatgttttttccttttttttttccattctttGGACTGTCATTGTTTGTTCCTTTAATTTTGACAAGCTGCATGTAACAATACTTTGAGAaagtttgaaataaataatagagcTGGTAATATATACTCTAGCCCTAACTAATATGTTTTAGCATGCACTTGTTTACTCCATTTTCCTAATCATGAGTGGATCATGAATCTCGGCTACACTCACTTTTATCCTTGGCATGAGTTCTTATACAATTTGAAGGCCGTCTTCTCTTTTAGAAGAAATATATTATTAGACTTTTTCAACGAGCTAAAATGAATAGTACATGCCATATCTCCACATCAATCTTTAAGGAGGTTTTATTGAACCTTAATACTCTCCATTAATGGCTGACCCCTATATCTTCCCAAGTATTATTAGTGTCATACAATATGACACTATCACATGACCTGATATTGCTTTTGTAATTAATCATGCCTATCAAACTATGCATTTTCCAACTGAGCACCATGAGGAAGGTTTTAAAAGAAATCTTCGCTatattaaatgaacaattttatatagtcttcttttatatcatcaTTTCTAACTAGCTAGAGTTGAATACCTATAGTGATACAGATTGAGACAGAGTTCCTGAAGATAGACGTTCTATTAGTAGATATATCATATTTCTTACACGAATTGTAATTTTTTGGCTTTCAAAGAGCCAATTTACAGTCGCTCGTTCaagcactgaagctgaatacaatGTTATAGCTAATGTGACATCCAAAATTATTTGACTATAATATCTTTTTTTCAGAATTACATCTTTCTACAACTACTAAACCCAAACTCTTGTGTGACAATATGTGGCATACCTTGTAATGCCCCGCCCCTCttgctaaggccacgggggttattttaccatacttacttacttattacagcggaagtcttattcgtaACATTTTATAACCTTTTCATGACTTTAAAATTCACCATGACTAATCATCTAATCATATAAACCACATAAcatacttaatattgttttcgagtcatgatactcaacacaaagtaaaatgtcatgaagttataaagtaaatgacataaaactagacataattcttatttagtggaagcaggtattttctttatccttaGCCAGATCACTGCCACACatgtccttctagcccctcctactgctcccttagtttatccatcccttgctcttatctgtagtacaagagagtatgctgtgagcactcatggctcagtaagttcctttcctactcacaaaaaccgtatagcatattaaaacacaagtcatatcac contains:
- the LOC121996443 gene encoding 1-aminocyclopropane-1-carboxylate oxidase-like, encoding MAIPVIDFSKLEGKERAQTLAQIDSGCQQWGFFQLVNHGIPVELLERVKKVCTECYRHRAEAFKVSRPVQLLDQLVREEEEVVGDVNNNKKKLDDVDWEDVFVLQDDNQWPSHPPQFKETMREYRAEVKKLAEKLMEIMEENLGLEKGTFKNKFTGNGEHEPFFGTKVSHYPPCPRLDLVELGLRPHTDAGGVILLFQDDRVGGLQILKDGEWVDVQPLANAIVINTGDQIEVVSNGRYKSVWHRVLATGNGNRRSVASFYNPSVKAVICPASASAVDETTGAYPEFLFGDYMDVYVKQKYMPKEPRFEAVKAIN